One Brassica oleracea var. oleracea cultivar TO1000 chromosome C7, BOL, whole genome shotgun sequence genomic window carries:
- the LOC106305059 gene encoding uncharacterized protein LOC106305059 — protein MAALDVDTVSKYLERSMQNCSLSNQRMSFEDGFGVTDESDGDHIPIIDITLELNSHIPVPYHLEQCLDLKTGDVNRNSGMRVKKDPRKLVSSSYADQFSGDSTVTVFSEEGSSYYESEESSSESSREIYKEEVLVVAGCKACFMYVMVPKLLTDCPKCEAQLLHFWSTTLSFSLDLLFSFLVFFIFIFTKICWLPFFSYSPFIS, from the exons ATGGCGGCCCTGGATGTGGATACGGTATCGAAATATCTGGAGAGATCGATGCAGAACTGTTCACTGAGTAACCAGAGAATGAGTTTCGAAGATGGGTTTGGTGTGACGGACGAGAGCGATGGAGATCATATACCGATCATAGATATAACGTTGGAGCTCAATTCTCACATCCCTGTTCCTTACCATTTGGAACAGTGTCTTGATCTTAAG ACAGGAGACGTAAACCGGAACAGTGGAATGAGAGTGAAGAAAGATCCGAGGAAATTGGTCAGTAGCAGCTATGCAGATCAATTCAGTGGAGACTCCACTGTAACTGTGTTTTCAGAAGAAGGTAGCTCGTATTACGAGAGCGAAGAGTCTTCATCAGAGTCATCGAGAGAAATTTACAAAGAAGAAGTTCTTGTGGTAGCTGGTTGCAAAGCTTGTTTCATGTATGTCATGGTCCCTAAACTCTTAACGGATTGCCCCAAGTGTGAAGCTCAGCTTCTCCACTTTTGGTCGACCACATTAAGCTTCTCCTTAGACCTCCTTTTTTCTTTCTTAGTTTTTTTCATTTTTATCTTCACAAAGATTTGTTGGTTGCCTTTTTTTTCTTATTCTCCTTTTATATCATAA
- the LOC106301195 gene encoding zinc finger protein CONSTANS-LIKE 15-like, whose amino-acid sequence MSSSERHPCDFCGERAAVLFCRADTAKLCLPCDQQVHTANLLSKKHVRSQICDNCGNEPVSVRCFTDNLVLCQDCDWDVHGSCSVSDAHVRSAVEGFSGCPSALELAALLGVDLGGRKEENEGSSTTMMMMTTMESFGMQLDSWVTGSNVLQELVVPVPKETTSFRKRGSSCGRYKQVLCKQLEELLNNGDGEAREGLMVPEMTERMGRARDAEEINSGGEVIQQPPTTSFTSLLWNADNPSASSGGGRTTQIWDFNLGQSRDTKDAYVTKDDKSFTINSFVDLMNDTCSTKPKGVKQICQDDCYRPTSSQVPATSESSNLPLTFSSEKGSNSAASCKTTRVVATKSDLEQLAQYRDNAMQRYKEKRKTRRYDKTIRYESRKATADTRLRVKGRFVKATEAP is encoded by the exons ATGAGCAGTTCCGAGAGACATCCGTGCGATTTCTGCGGCGAGCGAGCGGCGGTTCTGTTCTGTAGAGCCGACACGGCGAAGCTCTGTTTACCCTGTGACCAGCAAGTGCACACCGCGAATCTCCTCTCCAAAAAGCACGTGCGATCTCAGATCTGCGATAATTGCGGCAACGAGCCTGTCTCCGTCCGGTGCTTCACCGACAACCTCGTCTTGTGTCAGGACTGCGATTGGGATGTCCACGGGAGCTGTTCCGTCTCCGACGCTCATGTCCGCTCCGCCGTGGAAGGGTTCTCCGGCTGTCCATCGGCGTTGGAGCTCGCCGCTTTGTTGGGAGTCGATCTGGGAGGGAGGAAAGAAGAGAACGAAGGGTCGTCGACGACGATGATGATGATGACGACGATGGAGAGTTTCGGGATGCAGCTGGATTCGTGGGTTACTGGATCTAACGTTTTGCAAGAGCTGGTTGTGCCGGTGCCCAAGGAGACGACGTCGTTTAGGAAGCGTGGGTCTAGCTGTGGGAGGTATAAGCAGGTGTTGTGCAAACAGCTTGAGGAGTTGCTCAATAATGGTGACGGAGAAGCTAGGGAAGGGCTTATGGTTCCGGAGATGACAGAGAGAATGGGACGGGCGAGAGATGCAGAGGAAATCAATAGCGGTGGAGAAGTTATCCAGCAGCCTCCCACGACGTCGTTTACTTCTTTGCTGTGGAATGCTGATAATCCTAGTGCTAGTAGTGGTGGTGGCCGGACTACTCAG ATATGGGATTTTAACTTGGGACAGTCAAGAGACACTAAAGATGCATATGTAACAAAAGATGATAAATCATTCACAATCAACAGCTTTGTTGACCTCATGAATGATACTTGCTCCACTAAGCCCAAAGGTGTTAAACAGATTTGCCAG GATGATTGCTATCGACCAACTTCAAGCCAGGTGCCAGCAACATCTGAGAGCAGCAATCTTCCACTTACATTTAGCTCCGAGAAAGGCTCAAACTCCGCCGCTAGCTGTAAGACCACGAGAGTAGTGGCAACCAAGTCTGATCTGGAGCAACTGGCTCAGTACAGAGACAATGCAATGCAGCGTTACAAGGAAAAGAGGAAAACTCGGAG ATATGATAAGACGATCAGGTATGAATCGAGGAAGGCAACAGCTGATACAAGGTTGCGTGTCAAAGGACGATTTGTGAAAGCTACTGAAGCTCCTTAA